One region of Primulina tabacum isolate GXHZ01 chromosome 1, ASM2559414v2, whole genome shotgun sequence genomic DNA includes:
- the LOC142544282 gene encoding epoxide hydrolase 2-like isoform X2 gives MQKQEMEGIEHRTVSVNGINMHIAEKGEGPVVLFLHGFPELWYTWRHQLTIFAALGYRAVAPDLRGFGDTDAPEEVSSYSCLQIVGDIVALIEWLRGDQVFLVAHDWGAMIGWYLCLFRPDLVKGFVSLTVPFRPRHPKVKPVEGMRAFFGEEYYMCRFQQLGANSSMDRSKSDSSGEIYSWRC, from the exons ATGCAAAAGCAAGAAATGGAGGGGATAGAGCACAGAACCGTGAGTGTTAATGGCATAAACATGCATATAGCGGAGAAAGGAGAGGGCCCGGTGGTGCTCTTCCTCCACGGTTTCCCGGAGCTGTGGTACACATGGCGCCACCAGCTGACGATATTCGCCGCCTTGGGGTACAGAGCCGTGGCGCCGGATCTTCGGGGATTCGGAGACACCGATGCACCGGAAGAAGTTTCGAGTTACTCATGCCTGCAAATTGTGGGTGACATAGTGGCGTTGATAGAGTGGCTGCGTGGCGATCAGGTCTTCCTGGTGGCGCATGACTGGGGCGCCATGATCGGGTGGTACCTCTGCTTGTTCCGGCCGGATTTGGTGAAGGGTTTCGTGTCTCTTACGGTGCCATTTCGGCCAAGGCATCCGAAGGTGAAACCAGTTGAGGGCATGCGAGCTTTCTTTGGAGAAGAATATTATATGTGCAGATTCCAG CAATTGGGAGCTAACAGCAGCATGGACAGGAGCAAAAGTGACAGTTCCGGTGAAATTTATAGTTGGAGATGTTGA
- the LOC142544282 gene encoding epoxide hydrolase 2-like isoform X1 codes for MQKQEMEGIEHRTVSVNGINMHIAEKGEGPVVLFLHGFPELWYTWRHQLTIFAALGYRAVAPDLRGFGDTDAPEEVSSYSCLQIVGDIVALIEWLRGDQVFLVAHDWGAMIGWYLCLFRPDLVKGFVSLTVPFRPRHPKVKPVEGMRAFFGEEYYMCRFQEPGKIESEMAKYGAEAVIKKILTDRKPGPSHLPKENPFGSDINQINLPSWLKEEDLKYYATKYEQKGFTGGLNYYRALDFNWELTAAWTGAKVTVPVKFIVGDVDMVYTTPGVKEYVHGGGFKNDVPLLEECIVMENTGHFINQERPEEINTYIHDFIIKFKN; via the exons ATGCAAAAGCAAGAAATGGAGGGGATAGAGCACAGAACCGTGAGTGTTAATGGCATAAACATGCATATAGCGGAGAAAGGAGAGGGCCCGGTGGTGCTCTTCCTCCACGGTTTCCCGGAGCTGTGGTACACATGGCGCCACCAGCTGACGATATTCGCCGCCTTGGGGTACAGAGCCGTGGCGCCGGATCTTCGGGGATTCGGAGACACCGATGCACCGGAAGAAGTTTCGAGTTACTCATGCCTGCAAATTGTGGGTGACATAGTGGCGTTGATAGAGTGGCTGCGTGGCGATCAGGTCTTCCTGGTGGCGCATGACTGGGGCGCCATGATCGGGTGGTACCTCTGCTTGTTCCGGCCGGATTTGGTGAAGGGTTTCGTGTCTCTTACGGTGCCATTTCGGCCAAGGCATCCGAAGGTGAAACCAGTTGAGGGCATGCGAGCTTTCTTTGGAGAAGAATATTATATGTGCAGATTCCAG GAACCTGGAAAAATCGAATCAGAAATGGCAAAATATGGAGCTGAAGCAGTGATCAAGAAAATCCTCACAGACCGCAAACCCGGCCCTTCCCATTTACCCAAAGAGAACCCATTCGGATCCgacataaatcaaataaatttaccTTCTTGGCTTAAAGAAGAAGACCTCAAGTATTATGCTACAAAATATGAACAGAAGGGCTTCACTGGTGGACTTAACTATTATCGAGCCCTTGATTT CAATTGGGAGCTAACAGCAGCATGGACAGGAGCAAAAGTGACAGTTCCGGTGAAATTTATAGTTGGAGATGTTGACATGGTGTACACAACCCCGGGCGTGAAAGAATACGTGCATGGAGGTGGATTCAAGAATGATGTGCCATTACTGGAGGAATGCATTGTGATGGAGAACACTGGACATTTCATCAATCAAGAGAGACCGGAGGAAATTAATACTTACATACatgattttatcataaagtttaaaaattaa